Part of the Candidatus Nanopelagicales bacterium genome is shown below.
CACTGGCTCGTCACGGAATCGTCGCACCCATCAACGCCGATGATTGTGTCCGTAGACCGCTGGCGCTCCATGGCATCGTGATGACTGGATTCAGTTTCCCATTTCATTTGTCTAGGGCCATTCGTGACCAGTCCCGTGGCCAAAAGTACGACGCCCACAGTGATCAGTGCGTCGGCGAGATTGAATGTTGCGAACCACCCTGTGTGGAAGTAGTCAACAACGCCTTGACCGTCGAGCCGATCGATGAAATTGCCTAGAGCTCCACCAAGCAACAGGGCTGCGCCGGCAGTTGAGACTGCGTTCAGAGTTCGGGCGCGCAAGACAAGCAGTATGAAGCCGCCACTGATGATGATGCCTGTGCCTATCGTGACCACTATCGGCGGCAGCCACGATCCGAGGCTGAATGCGACACCAGGGTTGTAGGCGAGTTTGATGTTGATGAACCCAAGGTCGATTGAGGAGCCGTTACTGAGGCTCTCGACGACGAGCGTCTTTATTGTCCAGTCCGCCAGTATGGCCAGGCCTGCGACGGACGAGATCAGGGCGATTCGTGGGCTCACTCTTGCGTTTACCGAACGCTGCGTCGGAGCGGCGTTTCGAAGGTGCGACTTCCACCGATCAGTTCGCCGAGCAAGCCACGAGAGGCTGTGGTTTTCCTCGCGGGGTATCATTGGTGCGCTCTTGTGGCTTGTTGGAGGGACGGTGTCGCGGCTTGCGCATGCATCAGTCCGCGTGCTCTGCCTGCTCGTACACCGTTGGCGATGACCACGACTTCGGCGAGTTCGTGTACCAACACGACGGCGGCAAGGCCCAGGACGCCGAACAACGCGATGGGGATCAGGATTGTGATCAGGGCAAGTGAGAGGCCTACGTTCTGCAGCATGATTCTTCGCGCGCGTCTCGCGTGCGCAAATACTTGAGGCAGGTGCCGAAGGTCTTCGCCCATGAGGGCGACGTCGGCCGTTTCGATGGCGACGTCGGTGCCCATGGCCCCCATCGCGATGCCGAGGTCTGCGGTGGCTAGTGCCGGGGCATCGTTGACGCCGTCGCCTACCATCGCCGTTGGATTCTGGGCGGTGAACTGCCGCACTGCTGCAGCTTTGTCCTCTGGTCGCAGGTCCGCGTGGACGATGTCGATTCCCGCTTCACGGGCCAAAGCCGTCGCGGTGGCGAGGTTGTCCCCAGTAAGCATGGCGATTTGGTATCCGTCGCGTCTGAGTGTCGCGATGACATCTGCGCTTTCTGGTCGGAGCTCGTCGCGCACGGCGATGGCGCCGATTAGTTGTCCGTCGCTTTCGACCAACACTGCAGTGGCACCTTCGTGTTGCATACGGTGGATGACATCGCCCAGGTGCTCGGATTCGATCCATCCGGGTCGGCCTAGTCGCAATTTGTGACCATCACGTACGCCGGTGATTCCGGCTCCTGGCACCGCCGCAACTTCGTCGGCTGGTCGCACGATCGCAGCCGAGGCGAGGATCGCCCGCGCGAGTGGGTGCTCACTACGCGACTCCAAAGCAGCAGCGACGTCAATGACCTGCTCAGAAGTGGCGTCGCCGGTCGCGACGACTTCGATGACCTCAGGCCGGTTGCGGGTGAGCGTGCCGGTTTTATCCAGCGCAACGGTACGAATAGTTCCCAAAGTTTCTAGTGCTGCGCCGCCCTTGATCAGTACGCCCATTTTGCTTGCAGCGCCGATCGCAGCGAACACAGTGACTGGTACCGCAATCGCCAAGGCGCAGGGCGAGGCCGCCACGAGCACCACCAAGGCCCGCTCGATCCACAATTGCGGATCGCCAGCGATGCTCCCAACGATCGCTATGAGGGCAGCCATAGCCATCACCGCCGGCACTAGCGGCTTGGCGATGGTGTCTGCCAAGCGTTGACTGGCTCCCTTGCGGGTTTGCTCCTCTTCGACGATCTTCACGATCCTGGCCAGTGAGTTGTCCTCCGCCGACGCGGTGACGCCAACTGTCAGAGTGCCGGTGCCGTTGATGGACCCGGCGAATACCTCGTCGCCCTCGGCTGCTTCGACCGGCACGGACTCACCGGTGATCGCCGACACGTCCAGGGCCGTGCGACCGGCGCGGATGATCCCGTCACTGGCCAGCCGTTCCCCGGGCTTCACCAGCATCGAATCGCCGACGCGCAGTTCACCCGAGTTGATCACCAACTCGACACCGTCACGGATAACGGTCGCCTCGTCTGGCACTAGGTTCAGCAGCGCGCGCAGACCGTGCCGAGTCCGCGCCACGGAGTACTCTTCCAGGCCTTCACTAATTGAGAACAAGAAGGCGAGCATCGCTGCTTCGCCGATCTCGCCCAACAGGACGGCACCGACTGCCGCAATCGTCATCAACGTACCCACGCCGATCTTGCCCTTGACAAGGCGCCGCAGCGTTGAAGGCACGAACGTGTAGGCGCCCGCCAGCAGCGCCAGCGCCTCAAGAAGGTGGACGATCCACGATGCGCCGTCAACCAGATTGGTTATCCATGCTCCCAAGAGGAGCAAGCCGGATATGGCCGCGAACCTGATCTCGCTGATTTGCCAGAGCTTCTCCGGCGCCTGGTCGCCCCCATCCTCCTGTCGACGCGGTTCGTCGTCGTCACAACCGCATGCCTGGCTCATAGCTGTGCCTGCGACTGCGCGTTCAAGTTTGCGATGGGGCCATAGCGCGGGCACAAGGTGACGGCGTTACCAGTGACCGCAAGTAGTCGCTCGGCGGCGCTAAGGAGGTCCAAGATCTGCGCATCAGCCTTCAAGGAATACATCGAGGACCGTCCTTGCACACGCACGGTGACCATGCCGCATTCCAGCAGGCAGCGTAAGTGCGCCGACACCGTCGACTGCGCCAGTCCCAGGTGCCCGGTCAGGTCGCGCACGTTGTGCTCTCCAAGCACAAGATGACTCAGGATCGTGAGTCGGGCAGGGTCGCCCAAACTACGAAATAACGCAGCAGCGACAGCCAGCGAACTTTCTTCCTTCGATGGCGCATCCAACTCGGGAAGCGCATCGAACGCCAGAGGTATCATCGTCATATAGCGATAATACCATCATTGGACGATTCATCAAAACAGAGAACTTATGGCCGAGGGTTGAGCATGCCGCTGAGCGAAGTCTGCTCACCGAGGCAGTCCTGCCAAGTGGACGTACGTTTCGTGATGGCCTGATTCTCAAGAACGCACATTGAACCAGGATGATTACTCCCCATACCGGCCCCAGCGAGCAACTCGCCTTGGAACGTATGACTGGAAGCCTTGATGAGCGACATTCGTACCACTACGCCGGTCACGCGCGGCAAGCAATATGCGAGTTCGAAGACTCCGATAAGCAGCCCGAGTCGATTTCGTGTCTCGCATCCCCATTGGCTTTCGGTCAGGTCGCCCATTTGAGGGCGGATACTCTCTTCGCCAGGCGTGTGGACATATCGAGGATCGATAGGCTGCGTAGATCGAATTGCTCAACTCCGACTGCGCTGCCGACGCAACCGCGACAGACCGATACAAGCAAGGGATGCCGCGGCGAAGCCCACAAGGAGCCATTCGATGCGAGGGGCCCAAGCAGTGGCCAACGTCTGTTGTTTGGACAACGCGATGCGTTCGACAAGCACTCCGGATTCGTTCGCCGCAATGCTCGTTCGGATCGAGCCATTCGGATTGATCACTGCGCTGATGCCACTCGTCGCAGCCACGACTACCGATCGCCCATGTTCAACAGCGCGGACCTGTGACATTGCGACCTGCTGCTGCAATTGGGCGGTGCCCGCGTAGGTGGCATTGTTCGTTTGCACGACAATCACCTGGGCGCCTGCGATGACCACATCTCGCACGATTGAGTCGTAGGCAACTTCGAAGCAGATGACGTCACCCACCGTGGTGCCTGCGATTTCAAGTACTCCGGGAGCGTCACCAGCAATGAAGTCACGGGGCACGAGCCGAAAGCGGTCAAGGAGACTTCCGAGAAGCGAGCGGAAAGGGATGAACTCGCCAAACGGCACGGGATGACGCTTTACATATCTCGCACCCGGCCCTGTAGCCGGATCCCAAACGATTCCAGAGTTGGCTACACGCGATGGATCATTGGGCGCATCGACAACAGCGCCGACGAGAATCGGCGTGCCGACAGTGCGAGCTGCTTCGTCGATCTGACGTCGGGCCAAGGGATCCCTGAACGGATCGATGTCCGTGGAGTTCTCCGGCCATACGACAAAGTCAATTTCAGGGCGCGAGCGCAATCCGGTTCGGGTCAATTGCGTGTGATTCGCCAGGACGGCCCGTTTTTCGCCCATTGCTGAGAGGCCGACACCTGGCACGCCGCCCTGTACGACCGCAATAGTGACCTGATTTTGGGTGCTGGCAGCATTGCTGGCGACGTAGCCAAATGCTAGGAGTGTGGACAGCGACACTGAGCCGATGGCGACAACCATTGTCGTTGCCCAAGGTGGTCTACTGCGTCTGTCCAGGAGCAGGTACACAACGGCGCAGGCGACAAAAGCCAAGGCGTAGGCGAGGCCGGCCGGACCAACGATTGAGTTCAAGGGCAACAGTGGGCCGCCGGCTTGTGAGAAGGCCAACCGGCCCCACGGAAACCCGCCCAGTGGGATCGCTCCGCGGATGGCCTCACTGGCAACCCACAACGCGGGAACAACGACTGGCCACCAGACAAACCTTTGAGCAAATGATTGGGCGACGAATAGACCTATCCACCATGCACTGCAGATGGCAGTAAGTGAAATCCAGGCATCAATGCCGACCACACTCATCCATGAGAGGAGAGGACCGAAGAACGCCACTCCTGCAATTGCTCCATAAGTTGCAGCCCATAGTGGTCGGACCTTGCGAGTAGAGAGAACGCAAAGCAAGACCGCGATTGGAGCGATCCACCACCAAGCAAGTGGTGGAAACGCACATGCCATCGCCAAGCCCCCTCCCAAAGCGGCGAGCGGGCGCCACAGCAAAAGCGCGAGGCGTGGGTTCACCTGACGTTTGCGAGTCTGGGAAGTATCAGATTGATTGCCGTGACGCGGAATAAGCGAGCCAAACAAACCCGTCGACATCAAGGCAGTTCGCCTCCGTCCACGGGCGAAGGCAGACGTGATTGCGAGCATGAACGAGAACTACTCGGCCGTGCCATTGTCTCTGGATTCACGATCACTTCTCGGATGCATCTGGTGAGTGCACCTGGCCGGCGGATTCCAGGGCCTGCTCGACAAGGTCGAGATCCTCAGCAAGCACGCCGATGTCCTTATCCTCGAAAGTGGAGGTGCTCATAATTCCAGCAAGTTGGAGAACGAAATCGCCATCCTTCAGCACGACCTTCACCCATACCCGCCGGCGACGAATGAACAGGGACATCGTCAGGCCGACAATGGCAGCGGCAGCGGAGAACAACGCGATCTCCTTGCCAGGATCGGAGGCGATCTGGAAGGAGGCCCAGCGCTCGTAGCCTTCGAAGCTCACGGCGCCTGAGCCATCCGGCAGCTCCCAGCTTTGGCCAAGCTTGAGTTGCTTCAGACCAATCTGCTTCATCTGGTCCTTCACGAGCCGGTAGACGCTCTGGGGCGCTCCAGAGTCCAAACCCAGATCGCCCTTCCAAGCCGACATAAATACGGCGGGATCGTCAGGAGCTGGAAAGCTTGAGTACGGCCCCCGCACTGCATCCAAAGCTGCAGTCGGCAGGAACAAGCCCTGGATCCCAAGTTGTGGCGTGGAGTCGGGGACCTTCACTACGCCGGGCTCCTGCAGGGGCTTGGCGTCGGACTTGGTGAGCACAGCAGTACCGCCAGCACTCATCGTGGCGGCGGCCGTCACCGCCACGAGACGCCGCTTGCCACTGGCAAAGGAGGCAGCAAAGGCGACCATCGCCATTGCCAGGGTGAGCATCGACGAATAGATCGCCACATTGCTCATCTGAGCCAGGGACTCAGGATTCATGATTCCTCCTTTGATGGAGCTGGGCGTAGCGCCTGCCCGTCGGCGACAAGTGCCTGTTCAACGAGGGCGAGATCATCAGCAAGAGCACCGATGTCCTCATCCTCAAAATTCGACGTGCGCATGATTTGGAGATTTTCGAATGGTCCTGATGATCATTCGATGGCTGGTATCGCTGCGCAAGTGCAACCTGACCCCTAATCGTCATTCTTGACTGGCTTGGTATTGCTCGGCGCGAGAATTCATGAAGGTTTGATCAAGACGACGAGCGAACTGTCTTGACCAAACCTTCATCAATTTGCGTGCGTACTGATGCGCCGCGGAGGCAGACTAGGCATGTGCGCGACAGTTCGGCCCACCGACATGGGGAGGCCCTCGATGAGGGCTGGTACGGAGATGGCTTCGGCCGGAATACAGGCAGTGCGCTCGTCTTGCTGAGGCCGTTTCCCTGCGACTCGTGGGATGACCTACATCGGCTCGACATCCTCGAAGCGTGTTCAGCCCTTGAGCAAGTGATGCAAGCCCGCAGCGCATGAGGATCACTCGTAGCTTGATAGTTGGAGGAGCCGCTGTCGCTCTGGTTGGGCTGCTGGCGGGCTGTAGCGGGTCCACCTCCTCGGCGCCGATTGACAGCCAATCAAGTTCTACTGCATCTTCTGGCCAAACCGATTCGGCAAGCGTGGGATCAGATAATGACATTGCCTTTGCGCAGCAGATGATCTGCCACCATCAGCAAGCCATGACCATGGCAGATCTGGCTCTGGCGAAAGCCTCGACATCTGAAGTTCGCTTACTGGCCAAGCAAATCAAAGCCGCGCAGTCACTCGAGATCGCCATGATGGCTCAATGGTTGACCGATTGGGACGCACCGATTTTGCCGCCCAGCAGCCCGCCAGGACATGACATGGGCAACATGGCAGACCCGAGGTCTTCAGGCATGATGAGCGACGAGGAA
Proteins encoded:
- the lspA gene encoding signal peptidase II: MSPRIALISSVAGLAILADWTIKTLVVESLSNGSSIDLGFINIKLAYNPGVAFSLGSWLPPIVVTIGTGIIISGGFILLVLRARTLNAVSTAGAALLLGGALGNFIDRLDGQGVVDYFHTGWFATFNLADALITVGVVLLATGLVTNGPRQMKWETESSHHDAMERQRSTDTIIGVDGCDDSVTSQ
- a CDS encoding cytochrome c biogenesis protein ResB: MNPESLAQMSNVAIYSSMLTLAMAMVAFAASFASGKRRLVAVTAAATMSAGGTAVLTKSDAKPLQEPGVVKVPDSTPQLGIQGLFLPTAALDAVRGPYSSFPAPDDPAVFMSAWKGDLGLDSGAPQSVYRLVKDQMKQIGLKQLKLGQSWELPDGSGAVSFEGYERWASFQIASDPGKEIALFSAAAAIVGLTMSLFIRRRRVWVKVVLKDGDFVLQLAGIMSTSTFEDKDIGVLAEDLDLVEQALESAGQVHSPDASEK
- the lnt gene encoding apolipoprotein N-acyltransferase, encoding MSTGLFGSLIPRHGNQSDTSQTRKRQVNPRLALLLWRPLAALGGGLAMACAFPPLAWWWIAPIAVLLCVLSTRKVRPLWAATYGAIAGVAFFGPLLSWMSVVGIDAWISLTAICSAWWIGLFVAQSFAQRFVWWPVVVPALWVASEAIRGAIPLGGFPWGRLAFSQAGGPLLPLNSIVGPAGLAYALAFVACAVVYLLLDRRSRPPWATTMVVAIGSVSLSTLLAFGYVASNAASTQNQVTIAVVQGGVPGVGLSAMGEKRAVLANHTQLTRTGLRSRPEIDFVVWPENSTDIDPFRDPLARRQIDEAARTVGTPILVGAVVDAPNDPSRVANSGIVWDPATGPGARYVKRHPVPFGEFIPFRSLLGSLLDRFRLVPRDFIAGDAPGVLEIAGTTVGDVICFEVAYDSIVRDVVIAGAQVIVVQTNNATYAGTAQLQQQVAMSQVRAVEHGRSVVVAATSGISAVINPNGSIRTSIAANESGVLVERIALSKQQTLATAWAPRIEWLLVGFAAASLACIGLSRLRRQRSRS
- a CDS encoding DUF305 domain-containing protein, with the protein product MGSDNDIAFAQQMICHHQQAMTMADLALAKASTSEVRLLAKQIKAAQSLEIAMMAQWLTDWDAPILPPSSPPGHDMGNMADPRSSGMMSDEELSLLLKSKGSAFDPMWLQMMIAHHQSAIVMADQVLESTTNPDVRDLARKVIEGQTAEIATMQELLSQ
- a CDS encoding heavy metal translocating P-type ATPase, encoding MSQACGCDDDEPRRQEDGGDQAPEKLWQISEIRFAAISGLLLLGAWITNLVDGASWIVHLLEALALLAGAYTFVPSTLRRLVKGKIGVGTLMTIAAVGAVLLGEIGEAAMLAFLFSISEGLEEYSVARTRHGLRALLNLVPDEATVIRDGVELVINSGELRVGDSMLVKPGERLASDGIIRAGRTALDVSAITGESVPVEAAEGDEVFAGSINGTGTLTVGVTASAEDNSLARIVKIVEEEQTRKGASQRLADTIAKPLVPAVMAMAALIAIVGSIAGDPQLWIERALVVLVAASPCALAIAVPVTVFAAIGAASKMGVLIKGGAALETLGTIRTVALDKTGTLTRNRPEVIEVVATGDATSEQVIDVAAALESRSEHPLARAILASAAIVRPADEVAAVPGAGITGVRDGHKLRLGRPGWIESEHLGDVIHRMQHEGATAVLVESDGQLIGAIAVRDELRPESADVIATLRRDGYQIAMLTGDNLATATALAREAGIDIVHADLRPEDKAAAVRQFTAQNPTAMVGDGVNDAPALATADLGIAMGAMGTDVAIETADVALMGEDLRHLPQVFAHARRARRIMLQNVGLSLALITILIPIALFGVLGLAAVVLVHELAEVVVIANGVRAGRARGLMHAQAATPSLQQATRAHQ
- a CDS encoding metalloregulator ArsR/SmtB family transcription factor, which encodes MTMIPLAFDALPELDAPSKEESSLAVAAALFRSLGDPARLTILSHLVLGEHNVRDLTGHLGLAQSTVSAHLRCLLECGMVTVRVQGRSSMYSLKADAQILDLLSAAERLLAVTGNAVTLCPRYGPIANLNAQSQAQL